From Curtobacterium sp. SGAir0471, the proteins below share one genomic window:
- the pstB gene encoding phosphate ABC transporter ATP-binding protein PstB yields MSKRIEVDGLNVYYSKFKAVEGVDMTIEPRTVTAFIGPSGCGKSTFLRTLNRMHEVIPGAYVEGSVKIDGDDLYGQGVDPVLVRRQVGMVFQRPNPFPTMSIRDNVLAGVKLNNKRVSKSESDDIVERSLQGANLWNEVKDRLEKPGMGLSGGQQQRLCIARAIAVQPDVLLMDEPCSALDPISTLAIEDLIEELKKDFTIVIVTHNMQQASRVSDKTAFFNIAGTGAPGKLIEFDDTATIFSNPSVQATEDYVSGRFG; encoded by the coding sequence GTGTCCAAGCGCATCGAGGTCGACGGCCTCAACGTCTACTACTCGAAGTTCAAGGCCGTCGAGGGCGTCGACATGACGATCGAGCCCCGCACCGTCACCGCCTTCATCGGCCCGTCGGGCTGCGGCAAGTCCACCTTCCTCCGCACCCTCAACCGCATGCACGAGGTCATCCCCGGCGCGTACGTCGAGGGCTCCGTCAAGATCGACGGCGACGACCTGTACGGCCAGGGCGTCGACCCGGTGCTCGTCCGTCGCCAGGTCGGCATGGTCTTCCAGCGCCCGAACCCGTTCCCGACGATGTCGATCCGCGACAACGTCCTCGCCGGCGTGAAGCTCAACAACAAGCGCGTCTCGAAGTCGGAGAGCGACGACATCGTCGAGCGCTCGCTGCAGGGCGCGAACCTGTGGAACGAGGTCAAGGACCGCCTCGAGAAGCCCGGCATGGGTCTCTCCGGTGGGCAGCAGCAGCGTCTGTGCATCGCCCGCGCGATCGCTGTGCAGCCGGACGTCCTGCTCATGGACGAGCCGTGCTCGGCCCTCGACCCGATCTCGACGCTCGCGATCGAGGACCTCATCGAGGAGCTCAAGAAGGACTTCACGATCGTCATCGTCACGCACAACATGCAGCAGGCGTCGCGCGTCAGCGACAAGACCGCGTTCTTCAACATCGCGGGCACCGGTGCGCCGGGCAAGCTCATCGAGTTCGACGACACCGCGACGATCTTCTCGAACCCGTCCGTGCAGGCGACCGAGGACTACGTCTCGGGTCGCTTCGGGTGA
- a CDS encoding anti-sigma factor gives MTERHDDPALLTGSHALDALSDDERALLEHALTTSPELQSETDSLRETALQLAYAVEPIEPPASLKASLMAQIARTPQAAPTDAAAPVAGLEAPLASTPSSAPGVGAAPAPAQVADSANVLAFGAAPAAADVEGPASSKARRRWFQRPAAALSAAAAVAVVFLGVGLGVGTNFGQTEGNGPGTTQASGTLDSIYAASDFQRTTAKVPGGGSATVVWSHDVGKSAVILDGVEQAPAGKTYELWYIGSEGTKVVPAGLVDGARNGVHTAVLEGDLTPGDAIGMTVEPEGGSDQPTSTPLMAVPTTQA, from the coding sequence ATGACCGAACGGCACGACGACCCTGCCCTGCTCACCGGGTCGCACGCCCTGGACGCCCTGTCGGACGACGAGCGCGCGCTCCTCGAGCACGCCCTGACGACCTCGCCGGAGCTGCAGTCGGAGACGGACTCGCTCCGCGAGACCGCCCTGCAGCTCGCGTACGCCGTCGAGCCGATCGAGCCGCCCGCGTCGCTCAAGGCCTCGCTGATGGCGCAGATCGCCCGGACCCCGCAGGCGGCTCCCACAGACGCCGCTGCTCCGGTCGCCGGCCTGGAGGCCCCGCTCGCCTCCACCCCGTCGTCCGCCCCCGGCGTCGGTGCGGCTCCCGCTCCCGCGCAGGTCGCCGACTCCGCGAACGTCCTCGCGTTCGGTGCGGCTCCCGCCGCTGCCGACGTCGAGGGACCGGCATCGTCGAAGGCCCGCCGCCGCTGGTTCCAGCGTCCGGCGGCCGCCCTGTCCGCTGCAGCCGCCGTTGCCGTGGTGTTCCTCGGTGTCGGACTCGGCGTCGGCACGAACTTCGGTCAGACCGAGGGGAACGGCCCCGGGACCACCCAGGCCTCGGGCACCCTCGACTCGATCTACGCCGCGTCCGACTTCCAGCGCACGACCGCGAAGGTCCCCGGTGGCGGCTCGGCGACGGTGGTCTGGTCGCACGACGTCGGCAAGTCCGCGGTCATCCTCGACGGCGTCGAACAGGCTCCGGCGGGCAAGACCTACGAGCTCTGGTACATCGGTTCCGAGGGCACGAAGGTGGTGCCGGCCGGCCTCGTCGACGGGGCTCGGAACGGTGTGCACACGGCGGTGCTCGAGGGCGACCTGACCCCCGGTGACGCGATCGGCATGACCGTCGAGCCCGAGGGCGGCTCCGACCAGCCGACCTCGACGCCGCTCATGGCCGTCCCCACGACCCAGGCGTAG
- a CDS encoding sigma-70 family RNA polymerase sigma factor, whose protein sequence is MLALVEHDTEAWSSTEPTPVSPDDLLARVADGDQAAFSDLYDALSGRVLGLVTRLLKDRAQSEEVAQEVFLEVWQQATRFDRARGTAASWVLTMAHRRAVDRVRASQASHDRDTKIGIRDLESGFDQVSESVEIRIEHERVSRALGKLTEFQRQAVQLAYYGGYSHSEMAERLGVPIGTVKTRLRDGMIRLRDEMGVTS, encoded by the coding sequence ATGCTTGCGCTCGTGGAACACGACACCGAGGCCTGGAGCTCCACCGAGCCCACCCCCGTGTCGCCCGACGATCTGCTCGCCCGTGTCGCCGACGGCGACCAGGCAGCCTTCTCCGACCTCTACGACGCCCTGTCCGGCCGCGTGCTCGGTCTGGTGACGCGCCTCCTGAAGGACCGCGCCCAGTCCGAGGAGGTCGCGCAGGAGGTCTTCCTCGAGGTCTGGCAGCAGGCCACCCGCTTCGACCGTGCACGCGGCACCGCCGCCAGCTGGGTGCTCACCATGGCCCACCGCCGCGCAGTCGACCGGGTCCGCGCATCGCAGGCGTCGCACGACCGGGACACCAAGATCGGCATCCGCGACCTGGAGTCCGGTTTCGACCAGGTCTCCGAGTCGGTCGAGATCCGGATCGAGCACGAACGGGTCAGCCGGGCGCTCGGCAAGCTCACCGAGTTCCAGCGGCAGGCGGTGCAGCTCGCGTACTACGGCGGCTACTCGCACAGCGAGATGGCCGAACGGCTCGGTGTCCCGATCGGCACCGTCAAGACCCGTCTCCGTGACGGGATGATCCGACTCCGAGACGAGATGGGGGTGACGTCATGA